Proteins encoded within one genomic window of Buchnera aphidicola (Myzocallis carpini):
- a CDS encoding nucleoside monophosphate kinase yields the protein MKMIFLDPNGSGKRKYQKMMEKEYHIKYISIPEIFQNTVLNTQKDKKLIMNNTEYNSLIKDPIIIHLIAKILKKNNCFERFILNNFPKTILQAQEMESKNIKINYIIELKLPNKFIYERNMIMNNTQHHNYQNNNIKNHVSYGKKMNQFNEKQLRIEKNKNLKRVHRKILEYKKIKNVIMNFYKKKIQNKIIKYYPINGTNTNEIIYKKIKKIITSKMH from the coding sequence ATGAAAATGATATTTTTAGATCCTAATGGATCAGGAAAAAGAAAATATCAAAAAATGATGGAAAAAGAATATCATATTAAATATATTTCTATTCCTGAAATCTTTCAAAACACTGTTTTAAATACCCAAAAAGACAAAAAACTAATAATGAACAATACAGAATATAATTCTTTAATCAAAGATCCAATAATCATTCATTTAATTGCAAAAATATTGAAAAAAAATAATTGTTTTGAAAGATTCATTTTAAATAATTTTCCAAAAACAATTTTACAGGCACAGGAAATGGAAAGTAAGAATATCAAAATCAATTATATTATTGAACTAAAATTACCAAATAAATTTATTTATGAACGCAATATGATCATGAATAACACGCAACACCATAATTACCAAAACAATAATATAAAAAATCATGTGTCTTATGGAAAAAAAATGAATCAATTTAATGAAAAACAATTAAGAATCGAAAAAAATAAAAATCTTAAAAGAGTTCATAGAAAAATATTAGAATATAAAAAAATAAAAAATGTTATTATGAATTTTTATAAAAAGAAAATACAAAATAAAATTATTAAGTATTATCCAATTAATGGAACTAATACCAATGAAATAATATATAAAAAAATAAAAAAAATAATTACATCCAAAATGCATTAA
- the folD gene encoding bifunctional methylenetetrahydrofolate dehydrogenase/methenyltetrahydrofolate cyclohydrolase FolD, which yields MLSKILDGNKISKKIIQKIKKEVKYENRFRKRPPGLAVIWINNNISSKIYIKKKTIACNAVGFYTEEWKLKSSIKEQDILILIKKLNNEEKIDGILIQLPLPSHINTQKVIESIHPKKDVDGFHPYNIGCLCQKKPKLRPCTPKGIMTLFKEYHLSIQGLNATVIGASNIVGRPMALELLLSGCTTTIVHRFTKNLKQHLQNADLIIIAIGKANFLHNKNIKKGTIIVDVGINRIEKTNTIVGDVDFESVYSHVSYITPVPGGVGPMTVATLLQNTVAGYKKKYTYDENI from the coding sequence ATGTTATCAAAAATTCTTGATGGAAACAAAATTTCAAAAAAAATTATCCAAAAAATTAAAAAAGAGGTAAAGTATGAAAATCGTTTTCGAAAACGACCTCCAGGATTAGCAGTAATTTGGATTAATAATAATATATCATCTAAAATATACATAAAAAAAAAAACTATTGCTTGTAATGCAGTAGGATTTTATACAGAAGAATGGAAATTAAAAAGTTCCATAAAAGAACAAGATATACTAATTTTAATTAAAAAATTAAATAATGAAGAAAAAATAGACGGAATTTTAATACAATTACCACTTCCAAGTCATATCAACACTCAAAAAGTTATAGAATCTATTCACCCTAAAAAAGATGTAGATGGATTTCACCCATACAACATTGGATGTTTATGTCAAAAAAAACCTAAATTAAGACCTTGTACTCCAAAAGGAATTATGACTCTATTCAAAGAATATCATCTTTCAATACAAGGACTAAATGCAACTGTAATAGGAGCATCGAATATTGTTGGAAGACCCATGGCATTAGAATTATTACTATCTGGATGTACGACGACCATTGTTCACAGATTTACTAAAAATTTAAAACAACACCTACAAAACGCAGATTTAATTATTATCGCAATTGGAAAAGCAAATTTTTTACATAATAAAAATATTAAAAAAGGAACCATTATTGTTGATGTAGGGATTAACAGAATAGAAAAAACAAATACAATTGTTGGAGATGTAGACTTTGAATCAGTATATTCACATGTATCATACATTACTCCTGTTCCAGGAGGAGTAGGTCCTATGACCGTTGCAACATTATTACAAAATACAGTAGCAGGATATAAAAAAAAGTATACATATGATGAAAATATTTGA
- the cysS gene encoding cysteine--tRNA ligase — translation MLSIFNTLTKKKEIFFSIFEKKVNIYVCGVTVYDYCHIGHARTFLVFDMIVRYLIHKKYHVNYVRNITDIDDKIIHRSKKNNENFQDLSNRMIDFMNQDFEKLGLLSPNFQPRVTENIGVITFFIKNLLDNHHAYFANNGDILFSVDSYKHYGELSKQILNKLKNNKDSLKERYKKFTNDFVLWKNVDKYDLPNWKTVWGFGRPGWHIECSAINHHFFHENLDIHGGGSDLLFPHHENERAQSSCFYNKKNYGNYWIHVGSLLFQNHKMSKSLKNTIFLKDLLSKYDAEVIRYFFLSTHYRKPIHYSEENLKKSIFSLKKLYLILKKLDISHNITAITPSIEDRKFCLDFYRAMNNDFNTPHAISILFKMLKKINLLLKEKNKISAICFSYRLRYLGNILGLLKKDPIIFLKNL, via the coding sequence ATGCTGAGTATTTTTAATACTTTAACAAAAAAAAAAGAAATTTTTTTTTCAATTTTTGAAAAAAAAGTGAATATTTATGTTTGTGGAGTGACAGTATATGATTATTGTCATATAGGTCACGCTCGTACTTTTTTAGTATTTGACATGATAGTACGATATTTAATACATAAGAAATATCATGTAAATTATGTTCGTAACATTACTGATATTGATGATAAAATTATTCATCGTTCGAAAAAAAATAATGAAAATTTTCAAGATTTGTCAAATCGAATGATTGATTTTATGAATCAAGATTTTGAAAAATTGGGATTATTATCTCCAAATTTTCAACCTCGTGTTACAGAAAACATAGGTGTAATTACTTTTTTTATAAAAAATTTATTAGATAATCACCATGCATATTTTGCAAATAATGGGGATATTTTATTTTCTGTTGATAGTTATAAACATTATGGCGAATTATCTAAACAGATATTAAATAAATTAAAAAATAATAAAGATTCTTTAAAAGAAAGATATAAAAAATTTACCAATGATTTTGTACTATGGAAAAATGTGGATAAATATGATCTTCCAAATTGGAAAACTGTTTGGGGATTTGGTCGTCCTGGGTGGCATATAGAATGTTCTGCGATTAATCATCATTTTTTTCATGAAAATCTTGATATTCATGGTGGTGGATCGGATTTATTATTTCCTCATCACGAAAATGAAAGAGCACAATCTTCTTGTTTTTATAATAAGAAAAATTATGGTAATTATTGGATACATGTGGGTTCATTGTTGTTTCAGAATCACAAAATGTCGAAATCTTTAAAGAATACTATTTTTTTAAAAGATTTATTGAGTAAATATGATGCAGAAGTAATACGTTATTTTTTTTTATCTACACATTATCGAAAACCAATTCATTATAGTGAAGAAAATTTAAAAAAATCTATTTTTTCTTTAAAAAAATTATATTTGATATTAAAAAAATTAGATATTTCACATAATATAACTGCAATAACACCTTCTATAGAAGATAGAAAATTTTGTTTAGATTTTTATCGTGCTATGAATAATGATTTTAATACACCACATGCTATATCTATTTTATTTAAAATGTTAAAAAAAATTAATCTTTTACTTAAAGAAAAAAATAAAATAAGTGCTATATGTTTTTCATATCGATTAAGATATTTAGGAAATATTCTCGGATTATTAAAGAAAGATCCTATTATATTTCTAAAAAATTTATAA
- the cspE gene encoding transcription antiterminator/RNA stability regulator CspE, translated as MSKIKGNVKWFNESKGFGFITPEDGSKDVFVHFSAIQSNGFKTLSEGQSVEFEITEGAKGPSAANVVSL; from the coding sequence ATGTCCAAGATTAAAGGTAATGTAAAATGGTTTAATGAATCTAAAGGTTTTGGATTTATTACTCCTGAAGATGGTAGTAAAGATGTTTTTGTACATTTTTCTGCTATCCAAAGTAACGGATTTAAGACATTGTCAGAAGGACAAAGTGTTGAATTTGAAATTACTGAAGGCGCAAAAGGACCTTCAGCAGCGAATGTAGTGAGCTTATAA
- the aroE gene encoding shikimate dehydrogenase, translating into MFKSNTPYLLFGNPIHQSKSPIIYQLFSKDTNIHLKYDTYCIKSDDSFSKIIIDFFNHQGKGANITVPFKEQAYFLPNILTERAKISHSINVLKKLHDNKILGDNTDGVGCLYDLKRLNFIHTENKILLIGAGGAARGIIPSLLSLPCSIDIVNRTFERAKKLENLFKNIGNIRAIDVSSLKKLNYHLVINATSFEKNENFDFFLSNIILYPARTFFYDICYCDNITPFLFWCKNNGAIYYSDGIGMLVSQAAYSFYLWNNIFPKVDKIIQILNKKKKYL; encoded by the coding sequence ATGTTTAAAAGTAATACACCTTATTTACTATTTGGTAATCCTATACACCAATCTAAGTCTCCGATAATTTATCAATTATTTTCTAAAGATACAAACATTCATTTAAAATATGATACTTATTGTATTAAATCTGATGATAGTTTTTCGAAAATTATTATAGATTTTTTTAATCATCAAGGTAAAGGCGCAAATATTACAGTACCTTTTAAAGAACAAGCTTATTTTTTACCTAACATTTTGACAGAAAGAGCTAAAATATCTCACTCTATTAATGTTTTAAAGAAATTACATGATAATAAAATATTAGGAGATAATACTGATGGTGTTGGTTGTTTATATGATTTAAAAAGATTAAATTTTATTCATACAGAAAATAAAATTTTATTAATTGGAGCTGGGGGAGCAGCTAGAGGAATTATACCAAGTTTGTTATCCTTACCGTGTTCTATAGATATTGTTAATAGAACTTTTGAAAGAGCAAAAAAATTAGAAAATTTATTCAAAAATATTGGTAATATTCGTGCTATTGATGTTTCTTCTTTGAAAAAATTAAATTATCATTTAGTTATTAATGCTACTTCGTTTGAAAAAAATGAAAATTTTGATTTTTTTCTTTCTAATATTATTTTATATCCTGCACGTACTTTTTTTTATGACATATGTTATTGTGATAATATAACACCTTTTTTATTTTGGTGTAAGAATAATGGAGCGATATATTATTCTGATGGTATTGGTATGTTAGTTAGTCAAGCAGCATATTCTTTTTATTTATGGAATAATATTTTTCCTAAAGTAGATAAAATTATTCAGATTTTAAATAAAAAGAAAAAATATCTTTGA
- a CDS encoding Sua5/YciO/YrdC/YwlC family protein yields the protein MKNISFLDALNILKKNRIFAYPTESVFGLGCNPDNEQVLVDLLLLKKRSINKGLILIASNYKQLLPYININLLSQKQKKKILSLWPGFITFLIPCSTNISRLITGGSKFVAVRVTEHPVVRKICNIFGKPIVSTSANISGMPASRTTLEILNYFGKRIPILSGSLGSYAHSSKIFNIITGEYIRNV from the coding sequence ATGAAGAATATTTCTTTTTTAGATGCATTAAATATTTTAAAAAAAAATAGGATTTTTGCATATCCTACAGAATCTGTATTTGGGTTAGGTTGTAATCCTGATAATGAGCAAGTATTAGTAGATTTACTATTACTAAAAAAAAGATCTATTAATAAAGGTTTAATTTTAATTGCTTCAAATTATAAACAATTATTACCATATATTAATATAAATTTATTATCACAAAAACAAAAAAAAAAAATATTATCATTATGGCCTGGCTTTATTACCTTTTTAATACCATGCAGTACAAATATTTCAAGGTTAATAACTGGTGGATCAAAATTTGTTGCCGTTAGAGTGACAGAACACCCTGTAGTAAGAAAAATATGCAATATATTTGGTAAACCAATAGTATCTACTAGTGCAAATATTTCTGGTATGCCAGCATCTCGAACCACTTTAGAAATATTAAACTATTTTGGTAAAAGAATACCAATTTTGTCAGGTTCTTTAGGTAGTTATGCACATTCTTCTAAAATTTTTAATATTATCACTGGAGAATATATTCGTAATGTTTAA
- the def gene encoding peptide deformylase: MKLLKILKYPDKRLKKIAQPVKNINKKIQNIINNMFYTMYHNEGIGLAAPQVNINLQIIVIDIMKNNKKKPIVLINPKKIFASEYIHMEEKCLSIPGKKKVIIRSKNIEINAINYYGEHINIKTNSLLSICIQHEMDHLIGKLLLDY; encoded by the coding sequence ATGAAATTATTAAAAATACTCAAATATCCTGATAAAAGGTTAAAAAAAATTGCTCAACCAGTAAAAAATATAAACAAAAAAATTCAAAATATTATTAATAATATGTTTTACACAATGTACCACAATGAAGGTATTGGACTAGCTGCACCACAAGTAAATATTAATTTACAAATTATAGTAATTGACATTATGAAAAATAATAAAAAAAAACCTATAGTACTCATTAATCCAAAAAAAATATTTGCATCTGAATATATTCATATGGAAGAAAAATGTTTATCAATACCTGGCAAAAAAAAAGTAATTATTAGGTCAAAAAATATAGAAATTAATGCCATAAATTATTATGGAGAACATATAAATATTAAAACCAATTCATTATTATCAATTTGTATACAACACGAAATGGACCACTTAATAGGAAAATTATTACTTGACTACTAA
- the fmt gene encoding methionyl-tRNA formyltransferase, protein MTTNHSILQISKKSNHNIHKYNKPLKIIFAGTPNFAAYHLKQLLSSHHNILTVLTQPDRPNYRNKKIILSPVKKIAQQYNIPIIQIHNLKNQEEINKIFPQSAEIMVVVAYGMILPSFLLNRFPLGCINIHGSLLPKFRGPAPIQWTLIKNENTTGITAIQMNQDIDSGNILYKMLYKIHPKDNNNVLTEKLSALGIKTLLQTLIKIQKKNHYYIKQKKYQVTYAKKITKSMGRINFFMSAQKIITMIKALNPWPGTYIKINNQIIKIHKAKIIKSDNKWNIGKIIIMNSSGIFIQTQKNILKILKIQVPGKKINTISEFINSKQKFFTLGQVLI, encoded by the coding sequence TTGACTACTAATCATAGTATTTTACAAATATCCAAAAAAAGTAATCATAATATTCATAAATATAATAAACCATTAAAAATAATTTTTGCAGGTACACCAAATTTTGCAGCTTATCATTTAAAACAATTACTTTCTTCGCACCACAACATACTAACAGTACTAACGCAACCAGACCGTCCTAATTATAGAAATAAAAAAATAATATTATCTCCTGTAAAAAAAATAGCTCAACAATATAATATTCCTATAATACAAATACACAATTTAAAAAATCAAGAAGAAATAAACAAAATATTTCCTCAATCTGCAGAAATTATGGTTGTTGTTGCATATGGAATGATTTTACCTAGTTTTTTATTAAATCGATTTCCCTTAGGCTGTATTAATATACATGGCTCATTATTACCAAAATTCAGAGGACCTGCTCCCATACAATGGACACTCATAAAAAATGAAAATACCACTGGAATTACAGCTATACAAATGAATCAAGATATTGATTCTGGAAATATATTATATAAAATGCTATATAAAATTCATCCTAAAGATAATAATAATGTTTTGACAGAAAAATTATCTGCTCTTGGTATAAAAACACTATTACAAACTTTAATTAAAATTCAAAAAAAAAACCACTACTATATTAAACAAAAAAAATATCAAGTAACATACGCAAAAAAAATTACTAAAAGTATGGGAAGAATAAATTTTTTTATGAGTGCCCAAAAAATTATAACAATGATTAAAGCATTAAATCCTTGGCCAGGTACATACATAAAAATTAATAATCAAATAATTAAAATACATAAAGCAAAAATAATAAAATCAGATAACAAATGGAATATTGGAAAAATTATCATCATGAATTCTTCTGGAATTTTTATTCAAACCCAAAAAAATATTTTAAAAATTCTAAAAATACAAGTTCCAGGGAAAAAAATTAATACAATATCTGAATTTATTAATTCAAAACAAAAATTTTTTACTTTAGGTCAAGTACTAATATAA
- the rplQ gene encoding 50S ribosomal protein L17, with product MRHKNRGRYLNRNGSHLQSMFSNMVCSLLQYEIIQTTVPKAKELRMIIEPLITIAKVNTVANRRLVFSRIRDNKSVFKLFNDISPHFLNRNGGYTQIFKCGYRNGDKANIAYIQLIDRLQKKNNNKE from the coding sequence ATGAGACATAAAAATAGAGGTCGTTATTTAAATCGTAATGGTAGTCATTTACAATCTATGTTTAGTAATATGGTGTGTTCTTTATTACAGTATGAAATTATTCAAACAACTGTACCAAAAGCGAAAGAATTACGTATGATTATTGAACCTTTAATTACAATTGCAAAAGTTAATACTGTAGCAAATAGAAGATTAGTATTTTCTCGTATTCGAGATAATAAATCTGTATTCAAGTTATTTAATGACATCAGTCCACATTTTTTAAATCGAAATGGGGGTTATACCCAAATTTTTAAATGTGGGTATAGAAATGGTGATAAAGCAAATATTGCATACATCCAATTGATTGATCGTTTGCAAAAAAAAAACAATAACAAAGAATAA
- the rpoA gene encoding DNA-directed RNA polymerase subunit alpha, translating into MHNFITGFLKPSIVNIEKISNTHMKVTMEPLERGFGHTIGNALRRVLLSSIPGCAITEVKIKGILHEYCAKEGVQEDILTILLNLKELAIKLQDKNQVFLHIKKTGIGIVRGLDIVHDNSVEILNKNKIICHLTDVSSSLEMTMKVEKGVGYVSASSRIALDNVDKEVGCISLDACYSPIERIAYVVESARVKQKTNLDKLIIEMETNGTIDPENAIRTAATILSEQLSPFVDFNNIVEPVKEEEKKPEIDPILLRSVDDLELTVRSANCLKAETIHYIGDLVQCTEVELLKTPNLGKKSLTEIKDILASKGLSLGMRLKNWPPENISDQ; encoded by the coding sequence ATGCACAATTTTATAACAGGTTTTTTAAAACCGAGTATAGTAAATATTGAAAAAATTAGCAATACTCATATGAAAGTCACCATGGAACCTTTAGAACGAGGGTTTGGTCATACCATTGGAAATGCATTACGTAGAGTTTTGCTTTCTTCTATTCCTGGATGTGCTATTACTGAAGTTAAAATTAAAGGTATTTTACATGAATATTGCGCTAAAGAAGGTGTACAAGAAGATATCTTAACAATATTGTTAAATTTAAAAGAGCTGGCAATTAAATTACAAGATAAAAATCAAGTTTTTTTACATATTAAAAAAACCGGGATTGGGATCGTTCGAGGATTAGATATTGTACATGATAATAGTGTTGAAATTCTTAATAAAAATAAAATCATATGTCATTTAACGGATGTTTCATCTTCTCTTGAAATGACTATGAAAGTTGAAAAAGGTGTTGGATATGTTTCAGCATCATCTAGAATAGCTTTGGACAATGTTGATAAAGAAGTTGGTTGTATATCATTAGATGCTTGTTATAGCCCGATAGAACGTATTGCATATGTAGTAGAATCTGCTCGAGTAAAACAAAAAACAAACTTAGATAAATTAATTATTGAAATGGAAACAAATGGTACTATTGACCCGGAAAATGCTATTCGGACAGCAGCAACCATTCTTTCAGAACAACTAAGTCCATTTGTTGATTTTAATAATATTGTTGAACCAGTAAAAGAAGAAGAAAAAAAACCAGAAATTGATCCTATTTTATTACGTTCGGTAGATGATTTAGAATTAACAGTAAGATCTGCAAATTGCTTAAAAGCAGAAACAATACATTATATTGGTGATTTAGTACAATGTACTGAAGTGGAATTATTAAAAACTCCAAATCTTGGGAAAAAATCTTTAACTGAAATTAAAGATATATTAGCTTCAAAAGGTTTATCTCTTGGAATGCGTTTGAAAAATTGGCCTCCTGAAAATATATCTGATCAATAG
- the rpsD gene encoding 30S ribosomal protein S4, with protein MAKYLKPKLKLSRREGIDLFLKSGLRSIEDKCKIKQLPGQQGKRRSRLSEYGIQLREKQKVRRLYGILERQFHNYYKRSAKLKGNTGENLLTLLEMRLDNIVYRMGFGATRAEAKQLINHKIIMVNNKIVNISSYQVSLNDCISIREKSQKQIRIKFSLELSEQREKPDWIEINKNNFSGTLIRVPDRSDFASDINEHLIIELYSR; from the coding sequence ATGGCAAAATATTTAAAACCAAAATTAAAATTAAGTCGTAGAGAAGGTATTGATTTATTTTTAAAATCAGGTTTACGTTCTATTGAAGACAAATGTAAAATTAAACAATTACCTGGACAACAAGGAAAAAGAAGATCTAGATTGTCTGAATATGGTATACAGTTAAGAGAAAAACAAAAAGTTCGTCGTTTATATGGTATCTTAGAAAGACAATTTCATAATTATTATAAACGTTCTGCTAAATTAAAAGGAAATACTGGAGAAAATTTGTTAACATTATTAGAAATGAGACTAGACAATATAGTATATCGAATGGGTTTTGGTGCAACTCGTGCAGAAGCGAAACAATTAATTAATCATAAAATAATTATGGTAAATAATAAAATTGTTAATATTTCTTCTTATCAAGTTTCTCTTAATGATTGTATTTCAATACGAGAAAAATCACAAAAACAAATAAGAATTAAATTTTCATTGGAATTGTCAGAACAAAGAGAAAAACCAGATTGGATAGAAATCAATAAAAATAATTTTTCAGGTACATTGATTAGAGTTCCTGATCGTTCTGATTTCGCTTCGGATATTAATGAACACCTAATTATTGAACTTTATTCAAGATAA
- the rpsK gene encoding 30S ribosomal protein S11: MGKQIIRNNKKRIKKQISDGIAYIHASFNNTIVTITDRQGNALGWATAGGSGFRGSRKSTPFAAQVAVERCVDLIKDYGIKNLEVMIKGPGPGRESTIRALNTAGFKITNITDMTPIPHNGCRPPKKRRI, encoded by the coding sequence ATGGGAAAACAAATAATAAGAAATAATAAAAAACGTATAAAAAAGCAGATTTCTGATGGAATTGCATATATTCATGCATCTTTTAATAATACCATTGTTACAATTACAGATCGTCAAGGTAATGCTTTAGGATGGGCAACTGCTGGAGGTTCAGGATTTCGAGGTTCACGAAAATCAACTCCTTTTGCTGCTCAGGTTGCTGTAGAACGATGTGTAGATTTAATTAAAGATTATGGAATAAAAAATTTAGAAGTAATGATAAAAGGACCAGGACCTGGAAGAGAATCTACAATACGTGCTTTAAATACTGCTGGATTTAAAATTACAAATATTACTGATATGACTCCTATTCCACATAATGGATGTCGTCCACCTAAAAAACGTAGAATTTAA
- the rpsM gene encoding 30S ribosomal protein S13, producing the protein MARIAGINIPNDKNIVVALRLIYGIGKSLSRSMCIRCKIAEHTQMSALNTQQLDLLRSMISKFITEGDLRRERSLNIKRLIDIGCYRGFRHRRGLPVRGQRTKTNARTRKGPRKAIKK; encoded by the coding sequence ATGGCTCGTATTGCAGGAATTAATATTCCTAATGATAAAAATATTGTCGTTGCATTACGTTTAATATATGGTATAGGTAAATCTTTATCTCGATCGATGTGTATTCGTTGTAAAATTGCAGAACATACACAAATGAGTGCATTAAATACTCAACAATTAGATTTATTACGAAGTATGATTTCTAAATTTATTACAGAAGGTGATTTACGTAGAGAAAGATCATTAAATATAAAAAGATTAATAGATATTGGTTGTTATCGTGGTTTTCGTCATCGTAGAGGATTACCAGTACGAGGACAAAGAACAAAAACGAATGCTAGAACCAGAAAAGGTCCTCGCAAAGCAATAAAAAAATAA
- the rpmJ gene encoding 50S ribosomal protein L36: MKVRTSVKKLCRNCKIIKRRNVIRVICTAYPKHKQRQG; this comes from the coding sequence ATGAAAGTAAGAACTTCAGTAAAAAAATTATGTCGCAATTGTAAAATTATTAAAAGAAGAAATGTTATTCGTGTAATATGTACTGCATATCCTAAACATAAACAACGACAAGGGTAA
- the secY gene encoding preprotein translocase subunit SecY, whose product MVKKIRSKFKKINSTLIELKKRIIFVFFAIIIFRIGSFIQVPGINNFVLLQFFQTQQNTIIDMLNLFSGGALSRASIFSLSVMPYISASILIQLLTLVVKKFIEIKKEGEIGKKKIDQYVRYVTLLISFIQAVSVAITLPHIISMRGLVIHPNFSFYLTTVLSLCTGTMLLMWLGELITIYGIGNGISIILCINIISRIPFIIFHTLQQFQEGVLSLISIFFICIIVFFVTCFVVFIERSYRKIILHYPNPQNIHKVYITKRTHLPLKINMSGVIPAIFASGIIIFFSTMVSLINVHIHIKYLEYLLYYLQPGNFLYIIISSILIFAFCFCYSYISFNPREIANNLKKSGVFIAGIRPGVQTTQYIIHIMNKIVFINGIYIIFICLLPDFLRTLMHVSFYFGGTSLLIVVVVIIDIINQIQTLILSNKYNSILNKSYLNVNNTF is encoded by the coding sequence ATGGTTAAAAAAATACGTTCAAAATTTAAAAAGATTAATAGTACTTTAATAGAATTAAAAAAAAGAATTATATTTGTTTTTTTTGCAATTATAATTTTTCGTATTGGTTCTTTTATCCAAGTACCTGGAATCAATAATTTTGTATTATTACAGTTTTTTCAAACACAACAAAATACTATTATTGATATGTTAAATCTTTTTTCTGGTGGTGCATTAAGTCGTGCTTCAATTTTTTCCTTAAGTGTGATGCCTTATATTTCTGCTTCTATTCTTATACAATTATTAACATTAGTAGTAAAAAAATTTATAGAGATTAAAAAAGAAGGTGAAATAGGAAAAAAAAAAATTGATCAATATGTTCGGTATGTTACATTATTAATATCTTTTATACAAGCAGTTAGTGTTGCAATTACTTTACCTCATATTATTAGTATGAGAGGATTAGTAATACACCCTAATTTTTCTTTTTATCTTACTACGGTACTTAGTTTATGTACTGGAACTATGTTATTAATGTGGTTAGGTGAATTAATTACAATATATGGTATTGGAAATGGTATTTCAATTATTCTTTGTATTAATATTATTTCCAGGATACCTTTTATTATTTTTCATACTTTACAACAATTTCAAGAAGGAGTATTATCTTTAATAAGTATTTTTTTTATTTGTATAATTGTTTTTTTTGTAACTTGTTTTGTTGTTTTTATAGAACGAAGTTATCGAAAAATTATTTTACATTACCCTAATCCACAAAATATACATAAAGTATATATTACAAAAAGAACGCATCTACCCTTAAAAATTAATATGTCTGGTGTTATACCAGCAATCTTTGCATCTGGTATAATAATATTTTTTTCAACTATGGTTTCACTAATTAATGTACATATTCATATTAAATATTTAGAATACTTGTTATATTATTTGCAACCAGGAAATTTTTTATATATAATAATATCTTCTATATTAATTTTTGCTTTTTGTTTTTGTTATTCTTATATATCTTTTAATCCCAGAGAGATTGCAAATAATTTAAAAAAGTCTGGTGTTTTTATTGCAGGTATTAGACCTGGTGTACAAACAACACAATATATTATTCATATTATGAATAAAATTGTATTTATTAATGGAATATATATTATCTTTATTTGTTTATTACCAGATTTTTTGAGAACTTTGATGCATGTTTCGTTTTATTTTGGAGGAACATCTTTATTAATAGTAGTAGTAGTAATTATTGATATTATTAATCAAATACAAACATTAATTTTATCAAATAAATACAACTCTATCTTAAATAAGTCATATTTAAATGTTAATAATACATTTTGA